The genomic segment TAAATATTCTAACGAAGAGATATCTTATTTCTTGTTTTTGGAAGGGAAAACTATGGAAGCCATATGTAAAATTAGAAACTTGGATAATGCCATTGTGCAAAAACACATTATAGATGGTAAAATAAAATATAGATTTTTAGTGCATAGCAATGATACTGATGAGCTTTTTAAGAGTATTGCTAAAGCAGGAAAAGAGGATAAAATTTATTTCTTGAATTCAATGGAAGAGGATAATAAAAATAAATTAACGCAGCTAATAAAAACGAGTTATGTGGAGATGCACCCTAAAGATAAAGAAGTCGCAGTTTGGATATTAGGAGAATTAAAGGAAAAATCTTGTTTAAACATTTTAATCAAAGCTTCCGTGCATAAATTCTTAAATGTACGGAGAATGGCAGTTTCAGCTATGGGTAAAATGGGAGATGCGAGAGCTGAAGGAGCATTACTTAGAGCCTTAGAGGATGAGAATCCACAAGTAATAAGCTATGCAATAAAATCTCTAGGTAAAATAAAAAGTGAAAAAGCTATTACAAAAATAAAATACATATATGACAACACAGAAAAAAAATACATAATTGATGCTGCTGAGAGGTTTTTATTACTAATGGAGCAAATATAAATTAGAGTGGGATATTAAATTTTTATTTGGAATATTCAGTAATAGTTGGGAGAATTGAAATGGGTTACTTTACAATAAAAGATGAATCAATCGCTGAATTTAAAGAGAAAAAGTCCATTTTTATTGGACATGGAAAAAGGGTTGAAAGCGAAGATGAGGCTAAGGAATTTATCCAAGCGGTTAAAAATAAACACAAACAAGCAAGACACAATGTTTATGCCTATATAATTGGCGAAAACAGAGGGATACAAAGGTATAGTGACGATGGAGAGCCTCAAGGTACGGGAGGAATTCCTATGCTAGAAGTTTTGAAAAAAAGTGATATTACAGATGTAGCGGTGGTAGTTACCAGATATTTTGGAGGAATTCTTCTAGGCACTGGAGGCCTTGCAAGAGCATATTCGAAAGGTGCATCACTAGCTATTAAAGAGGCAGGGGTAGTGGAAAAGGTTGAAGGTATTTCAATAGATATACTAATTGAATACGATTTACTAGGGAAGCTACAACATGTCTGTGCTAAAGAAAATTTTTATATAGAGAACGTAGAATATACTGACAAAGTGAGGATTAAAATACTTTGTCAGTTTAGTAATCTAGAAAAATTAAGGGCAGAAATAACCCAGGTTACTTCAGGAAAAGCTCTGTTTTATGAAGAAGATCCAAAAATGTACTTCAAATTAGAACATAGATTATATGATAGTGAAATTATAAACTCTATCCTTTAACAATATTTCAGCTCCGCAGGAGATGATTTAACACATGTAAGAAAAGTATATATACTTTTCTTCAGGTTGTTTACAAACCCAGTATAATTTTTTTATTATACTGGGCTTTTTACATGCAATTATGCGATAGCGCTTTGAGTTATGGATAAATTTAAAATAACAACTATCTTCTTAGTTAGAAAATCAAAAAACAGTAAAGATAGCAGGCTAGCTATCTTTTTCATATTCTGCACTGCTGCTGTAAGCAGACACTGCTCTTGCACATTTTCTAATCCACGCATATGGCAATAGCGAAGCCCATGCAGTTGTTTTGAATCTGCGAAGCTTCGCTCTATAGTTTCTTTTCTTCTTCTATATATATTTCTGCCTTTATCTGTTCTGGTGAACTTTACAACATCTTCTTTATACGTTTCCCAAACATGTCTTCTAATAGTTTTAAACTTGCTTTTTGCAGAAAAGCATTGAGCTCTATTTGGACATATCTCGCAATATTTTGCATTACCAACATATTCTTTATATCCTTCTCTTGTTGTCGTTTTATAATGTAAAGCCCTTAAGTCAGGGCATACGTAAATGTCCTGTTCTTTAACATATTGGAATTTATTTTTTGTGTACATTCCTTTTGTATGTGGAGACCTACGGTATCCCATTACAGATTTTAATTCCCTCTCATATAGTTCTTTACATATAAGATTTGTAGCATAACCAGCATCTGCACCAACATATTTTGTATTAAAATTAAACTTTTTTATTTGCACATCTAATCTATCGATATAAGGATCAACATCATTTATGTTTCCAGGAGTAACATACACATCAGTAATTATATTATGTCTGCTATCGACAGTTCTGTGATCTAAATATGAGAAGCCTTCCGGCTTGCCATCTCTCATCATATATCCACTGTCGGGGTCGGTTGTGCTAACTTTAGTTTCTTTTATTTTGGTAACAGGTTCTTTTTCCTTTAAAGGTTTTTTACCATGGTTTATTCTATCTTCTTCCACTGCTTTATTAAGTTCAGCTACATATTCTTTCGGCGTTTTTTCAACTTCAATTTTCACAAGCTTTCGCTTATTAGCATTTGCTTTTAGGTGTGTAGAATCTGTGTAAAGTATTTTACCGGTTACCATCTTAAGATTTATAGCCTTAAATACTACTTCGTCAAATATTTTTTGAAACACATCTGTACCTTTAAACCGTCTACGTCTATTTTGGCTAATTGTTGAATGATCTGGAATAGGATCAGTAAGACTTAGTCCTAGAAACCATCTATAAGCCACATTTACTTCAATGTCCTTTACAAGTTGTCGTTCAGATTTTATTCCAAATAAGTACCCAATAAACAGCATTTTAAAAAGTATAATAGGATATGAAGATAGGTAAGACTCTGATATTACTACCTCGGTCTTTTCCCCCTTCCCACACTGTACGGGCGACTTTCATCGCATACAGCGTTCCAACGTCTGACAAACTGAAAACTCAAATATATTTATAACCACTTTTGAAATCAAGTTTTTTTTTTTTTTTTTTTTTTTTTTTTTTTTTTTTTTTTTTTTTTTTTTTTTTTTTTTTTTTTTTTTTTTTTTTTTTTTTTTTTTTTTATAGCAAACTTATCAATTCTTCGACCCTTTTATGATACTTCTTTCCAACCACATCATATAATTTTGCTCTATTATTACTATGTAGTATGATATGTTGCTCCTTACTTAGTATGCATAGATTATTATAATCGTCTTTACCACCCTTATTACAAGGCACTATATGATGGCAATGATAATCTTCTACTGGAACTACTTCCCCAGAGATATGACTCAATCCATGTAACGAACTATATTTACTAATTCTAAATTGACTAAATCTACTTGCCTGACGAGATAATTTAGCACTCTCTACAAGGTACTTAATATCATTAAGAGATACACCAGGCTTATGGTTTTTCTTTTCACCATAATCGTACGGATTGATTCTACATATTTTACCTTTTATTGCACTCACTAATTTATATTCCCAATTAGCCCATTCTATATGAACAATTGGTATATCATACAACATGTAGTATCCTGTTTTACCCCAACTTTTATATGTACCCTTTCTAAAATTATTCTTGATTTTTTGTTCTGTTATAAACTTAATTCGACCTTCCATTGTATTATAAAACCTTTTGTAAATTCGCCATCCTAACTTTCCAAAACATTTATTAAACTCATTCATACCTTTATAGTAATTATGTAATCCTATAATATATACATTCCAAGCCATGATGTTCTCATAACTAGGTATTTTTTTAATATCATTAAGTCTTTTACAACATTCTTCTACTATTAAATTCCCCTTATCCTTTGGTAAGCTGTTAATTACCATTAGCTCCTTACCATTTCTTATTCTACTACGTTTTTGATAAAGCTTAAAATTATAGCCCAGATATTTCATCTTTTCTTTCTTTAAATCATAAATTTTAGTTTTATCTTCATTAATAATAAGTTTCATATTTTTTGTAAGATATTTCGTTACACTATATTTAAACTTTTCAGCATCACTCTTACTCTTACATAAAACTAAAATGTCATCAGCGTACCTTACATGGATACCAATTTTCAAATTAGTTCTTCTCATATTTGAACGTCTATTGTCTATATTATGAAACTTATTAACACTTTTATCATGCCAATCATCACCCTGATCTCGCAACCATACATCAAAACGATGAAGGTACACATTTGATAATAATGGTCCTATAATACTACCTTGTGCAGAACCCTTCGGGTCATAGATTTTGCACCCTGCTTCTAGGTAACCTTTCTTAATAAAACGATAAATATAGTTTAATATTACTTGGTCATGTATTCCCATATGCCATAGTTCCCTATACATAATATTAGGGTCTATAGTTCCAAAATAATCCTTCATGTCTACAGATAAGACATATGGCATAACATTAGTTTGGTTTTTAACTTTTGCTATTGCATTATGTGTTGATACTTGCTCCCTAAATCCAAAGGAACTAGGAACAAACTTAGTTTCACAGTACGGGTCTAATACTAGCTGAATACACTTCTCAACAAGCTTATCCCAGATTGTGCATATGCCAATAGGTCGTTTCTTACCATCACCTTTAGGAATATAAATACGTTTAACATAATCCATCTTTTTATTAAGTAAACGGTCTTTTACTATCATACCTAACTCAATAAAATTCGTTTTTGCTATGGTATCATAATTAGAACCATCTGGTCCTTTTGTCATTCTTCCTTTACCCTTGCTAAGTTGACGTACTGCTAGCATAACATTCTCTTCGGAATAAACTAAAGGACTTAAATTACGCAAATCTATATTTCCATTTTTAAAATCTTCAAATCTCTGTTTCATATCTA from the Clostridium sp. CM027 genome contains:
- a CDS encoding HEAT repeat domain-containing protein is translated as MKKGLVDVDWLCISKYSNEEISYFLFLEGKTMEAICKIRNLDNAIVQKHIIDGKIKYRFLVHSNDTDELFKSIAKAGKEDKIYFLNSMEEDNKNKLTQLIKTSYVEMHPKDKEVAVWILGELKEKSCLNILIKASVHKFLNVRRMAVSAMGKMGDARAEGALLRALEDENPQVISYAIKSLGKIKSEKAITKIKYIYDNTEKKYIIDAAERFLLLMEQI
- a CDS encoding YigZ family protein translates to MGYFTIKDESIAEFKEKKSIFIGHGKRVESEDEAKEFIQAVKNKHKQARHNVYAYIIGENRGIQRYSDDGEPQGTGGIPMLEVLKKSDITDVAVVVTRYFGGILLGTGGLARAYSKGASLAIKEAGVVEKVEGISIDILIEYDLLGKLQHVCAKENFYIENVEYTDKVRIKILCQFSNLEKLRAEITQVTSGKALFYEEDPKMYFKLEHRLYDSEIINSIL
- a CDS encoding reverse transcriptase domain-containing protein, yielding MKQRFEDFKNGNIDLRNLSPLVYSEENVMLAVRQLSKGKGRMTKGPDGSNYDTIAKTNFIELGMIVKDRLLNKKMDYVKRIYIPKGDGKKRPIGICTIWDKLVEKCIQLVLDPYCETKFVPSSFGFREQVSTHNAIAKVKNQTNVMPYVLSVDMKDYFGTIDPNIMYRELWHMGIHDQVILNYIYRFIKKGYLEAGCKIYDPKGSAQGSIIGPLLSNVYLHRFDVWLRDQGDDWHDKSVNKFHNIDNRRSNMRRTNLKIGIHVRYADDILVLCKSKSDAEKFKYSVTKYLTKNMKLIINEDKTKIYDLKKEKMKYLGYNFKLYQKRSRIRNGKELMVINSLPKDKGNLIVEECCKRLNDIKKIPSYENIMAWNVYIIGLHNYYKGMNEFNKCFGKLGWRIYKRFYNTMEGRIKFITEQKIKNNFRKGTYKSWGKTGYYMLYDIPIVHIEWANWEYKLVSAIKGKICRINPYDYGEKKNHKPGVSLNDIKYLVESAKLSRQASRFSQFRISKYSSLHGLSHISGEVVPVEDYHCHHIVPCNKGGKDDYNNLCILSKEQHIILHSNNRAKLYDVVGKKYHKRVEELISLL